One stretch of Vulpes lagopus strain Blue_001 chromosome X, ASM1834538v1, whole genome shotgun sequence DNA includes these proteins:
- the LOC121483121 gene encoding ferritin heavy chain-like, translating to MATAPISQVRQNYHPDCEAAINSQISLQLYASYVYQSMAFYFDRHDVALRNFARFFQRQAREETQHAEMLMELQNQRGGRIRLRDIKKPDRDDWESGLRAMECALHLEKSVSQSLLDLHQLATDRNDAQLCGFLDAHYLREQVKAIEELGGHVTSLCNMGAPEAGLAEYLFDRLTLRDSHKEN from the coding sequence ATGGCCACCGCGCCCATCTCCCAGGTCCGCCAGAACTACCACCCCGACTGCGAGGCCGCCATCAACAGCCAGATCAGCCTGCAGCTGTACGCCTCCTACGTCTACCAGTCCATGGCCTTCTACTTCGACCGCCACGACGTGGCCCTGAGGAACTTCGCCCGCTTCTTCCAGCGCCAGGCCCGCGAGGAGACCCAGCACGCCGAGATGCTGATGGAGCTGCAGAACCAGCGCGGGGGCCGCATCCGTCTGCGCGACATCAAGAAGCCCGACCGCGACGACTGGGAGAGCGGCCTGAGGGCCATGGAGTGCGCCCTGCACCTGGAGAAGAGCGTCAGCCAGAGCCTGCTCGACCTGCACCAGCTGGCCACCGACAGGAACGACGCCCAGCTCTGCGGCTTCCTGGACGCCCACTACCTCCGCGAGCAAGTCAAGGCCATCGAAGAGCTGGGAGGCCACGTCACCAGCCTCTGCAACATGGGGGCCCCGGAAGCCGGCCTGGCTGAGTACCTGTTCGACAGGCTCACCCTGCGCGACAGCCACAAAGAGAACTGA